The Coffea arabica cultivar ET-39 chromosome 1e, Coffea Arabica ET-39 HiFi, whole genome shotgun sequence genome has a window encoding:
- the LOC113709623 gene encoding BTB/POZ domain-containing protein At5g60050, whose product MPSHAATTTAATNTPTKPSKKNHLVSAMIKQGFISDPLLSPAPSPPSSHHLSRPHSATRPTTATAISLSPPPSFATAAPNPTRSISSPTLFEMMSDEQARDSRHSTEAGLKLQDRVFKVLAEAPFKNSGNDRTNDNNLGCGDVRLTVSARDGFRVSMEVHRRVLADRSRFFAEKLRRNGAHMVTVEILECDDVEVYVEAVVLMYCEDLKKKLMGEEVSKVLELLKVCSAISFDDGILACLDYLEAVPWSEDEEEKVVLLLGDLQLHRSLPNVLQRVVAEPSTSSRADDIFLKLLSGVLQAKDDKARREMKTLISRLLKEESSDHRSFNNSLDISRDTLYHLCHRCLSSLILCLSEATCVEEGRQDRGFLMSEIAREADNMQWVVDILVDRKLGDEFVKLWAEQKELAVLHSKIPTMYRHEISRITAQLCVAIGRGHILVPKDTRYSLLSTWLEALYEDFGWMRRASRSVDKKLVEDGLSQTILTLPLPQQEAILLNWFDRFLNKGDDCPNLQRAFEVWWRRSFIKQYVVESQLQLTVYDNSN is encoded by the exons ATGCCATCCCACGCCGCCACCACCACCGCTGCCACCAATACTCCCACCAAACCATCCAAGAAAAACCATTTGGTCTCTGCAATGATAAAACAAGGTTTCATCTCGGACCCTTTACTCTCCCCTGCACCCTCACCCCCCTCCTCTCACCACCTCTCCAGACCCCACTCCGCCACCAGGCCCACCACCGCCACCGCCATTTCTCTTTCCCCGCCGCCTTCCTTCGCCACAGCTGCTCCCAACCCTACCCGGTCAATTTCGAGCCCGACCCTTTTCGAAATGATGTCGGACGAACAGGCCCGCGACTCCAGACACTCCACTGAAGCCGGCCTCAAGCTCCAAGATAGAGTCTTTAAGGTCTTAGCTGAGGCCCCATTTAAGAATTCCGGCAATGATCGTACTAATGATAATAATTTGGGGTGTGGTGACGTCAGACTGACAGTGAGTGCACGTGATGGATTCCGGGTCTCAATGGAGGTCCACCGGCGGGTACTTGCCGACCGGAGTAGGTTCTTTGCTGAGAAGCTGAGGAGGAATGGGGCCCACATGGTCACGGTGGAGATTCTTGAATGTGATGACGTGGAGGTGTACGTGGAGGCGGTGGTGCTTATGTATTGTGAGGacttgaagaagaaattgatggGTGAGGAGGTTTCCAAGGTCTTGGAATTATTAAAG GTATGTTCAGCTATATCATTTGATGATGGGATACTGGCATGTTTGGATTACTTGGAAGCGGTGCCTTGGTCAGAGGATGAAGAGGAAAAAGTGGTCTTGCTTCTTGGTGACCTTCAGCTTCACAGATCACTACCTAACGTGCTTCAGAGAGTGGTGGCAGAACCATCAACATCTTCTCGAGCTGATGACATTTTCCTCAAGCTATTGAGTGGAGTTTTGCAGGCCAAGGATGACAAAGCTCGTCGAGAAATGAAAACATTGATATCTCGTTTGCTTAAAGAAGAATCTTCTGATCATCGCAGTTTCAACAATAGCCTTGATATCTCCAGAGATACATTGTATCATCTTTGCCACAGATGTCTTAGTTCTCTCATACTTTGCTTATCAGAAGCTACTTGTGTGGAGGAAGGCAGGCAGGATCGAGGATTTTTGATGAGCGAGATAGCCCGAGAAGCTGACAACATGCAGTGGGTTGTTGATATATTGGTTGACAGAAAATTGGGAGATGAATTTGTGAAATTATGGGCTGAACAGAAGGAACTTGCTGTGCTCCACTCTAAAATTCCTACGATGTACCGGCATGAGATCAGCCGTATAACTGCACAGCTTTGTGTTGCAATTGGGAGAGGGCATATTCTGGTGCCTAAAGATACTCGATATTCTCTACTGTCTACATGGCTGGAAGCTCTTTATGAAGACTTTGGGTGGATGAGGAGAGCTTCTAGATCAGTGGACAAGAAACTGGTTGAGGATGGACTGAGCCAGACGATTTTAACTCTACCGTTGCCACAACAAGAAGCCATCTTGCTCAATTGGTTTGACAGATTTCTTAACAAAGGGGATGATTGTCCCAATCTTCAAAGGGCatttgaagtctggtggaggaGGTCTTTCATAAAGCAATATGTTGTCGAATCCCAGTTACAATTAACCGTTTATGATAATTCCAACTGA